Proteins from one Panicum virgatum strain AP13 chromosome 7K, P.virgatum_v5, whole genome shotgun sequence genomic window:
- the LOC120642304 gene encoding NAC domain-containing protein 92-like isoform X1, whose protein sequence is MYKWLRTAAAFGAAAGMDASSAMEQELHRPMELPPGFRFHPTDEELITHYLARKIADTRFAALAVGEADLNKSEPWDLPSLAKMGEKEWYFFCLKDRKYPTGLRTNRATEAGYWKATGKDKDIFRGKALVGSKKTLVFYTGRAPKGEKSGWVMHEYRLHGKLPGAAMPNAASSKNEWVLCRVFKKSLVVGVAPAPKRGAMEMDDVAAISHLLPLMDMSAAAAVGNPAAAHVTCFSNALEGQFFNQTAAPQAAASATDHLGLASSSPFLSSFAQYGSLHHGGVSLVQLLESSGYGAGGGSLPDMPKQQQHKWGGERERLSASQDTGLTSDAHPEISSSSGQRFEHEQLWGY, encoded by the exons ATGTATAAATGGCTCAGGACAGCGGCGGCGTTTGGCGCAGCAGCAGGGATGGACGCCAGCTCGGCGATGGAGCAGGAGTTGCACCGGCCCATGGAGTTGCCCCCGGGCTTCCGCTTCCACCCCACCGACGAGGAGCTCATCACGCACTACCTCGCCCGCAAGATCGCCGACACCCGCttcgccgcgctcgccgtcggcgaGGCCGACCTCAACAAGTCCGAACCTTGGGACCTGCCGT CGCTGGCGAAGATGGGGGAGAAGGAGTGGTACTTCTTCTGCCTCAAGGACCGCAAGTACCCGACGGGGCTGAGGACGAACCGGGCCACGGAGGCCGGGTACTGGAAGGCCACGGGCAAGGACAAGGACATCTTCAGGGGCAAGGCCCTCGTCGGCTCCAAGAAGACGCTCGTCTTCTACACGGGGAGGGCGCCCAAGGGCGAGAAGTCCGGCTGGGTCATGCACGAGTACCGCCTCCACGGCAAGCTCCCCGGCGCCGCCATGCCCAATGCTGCATCGTCCAAG AACGAGTGGGTTCTGTGCAGGGTGTTCAAGAAGAGCCTTGTCGTAGGTGTGGCGCCAGCACCCAAACGGGGCGCCATGGAGATGGACGACGTGGCAGCCATCTCCCACCTCCTTCCGCTGATGGacatgtccgccgccgccgccgtaggcaACCCAGCCGCGGCACACGTGACCTGCTTCTCCAACGCGCTGGAGGGCCAGTTCTTCAACCAGACGGCggcgccgcaagccgccgcctctgccacGGACCACCTCggcctcgcctcctcctccccgttcCTGTCCAGCTTCGCGCAGTACGGGTCGCTGCACCACGGCGGCGTGAGCCTGGTGCAGCTCCTGGAGAGCAGCGGgtacggcgccggcggcggcagcctcccGGACATgcccaagcagcagcagcacaagtGGGGCGGCGAGCGGGAGCGGCTGAGCGCGTCGCAGGACACCGGGCTGACCTCCGACGCGCACCCCgagatctcctcctcctccggccaaCGATTCGAGCACGAGCAGCTCTGGGGCTACTGA
- the LOC120642304 gene encoding NAC domain-containing protein 92-like isoform X2, with protein sequence MDASSAMEQELHRPMELPPGFRFHPTDEELITHYLARKIADTRFAALAVGEADLNKSEPWDLPSLAKMGEKEWYFFCLKDRKYPTGLRTNRATEAGYWKATGKDKDIFRGKALVGSKKTLVFYTGRAPKGEKSGWVMHEYRLHGKLPGAAMPNAASSKNEWVLCRVFKKSLVVGVAPAPKRGAMEMDDVAAISHLLPLMDMSAAAAVGNPAAAHVTCFSNALEGQFFNQTAAPQAAASATDHLGLASSSPFLSSFAQYGSLHHGGVSLVQLLESSGYGAGGGSLPDMPKQQQHKWGGERERLSASQDTGLTSDAHPEISSSSGQRFEHEQLWGY encoded by the exons ATGGACGCCAGCTCGGCGATGGAGCAGGAGTTGCACCGGCCCATGGAGTTGCCCCCGGGCTTCCGCTTCCACCCCACCGACGAGGAGCTCATCACGCACTACCTCGCCCGCAAGATCGCCGACACCCGCttcgccgcgctcgccgtcggcgaGGCCGACCTCAACAAGTCCGAACCTTGGGACCTGCCGT CGCTGGCGAAGATGGGGGAGAAGGAGTGGTACTTCTTCTGCCTCAAGGACCGCAAGTACCCGACGGGGCTGAGGACGAACCGGGCCACGGAGGCCGGGTACTGGAAGGCCACGGGCAAGGACAAGGACATCTTCAGGGGCAAGGCCCTCGTCGGCTCCAAGAAGACGCTCGTCTTCTACACGGGGAGGGCGCCCAAGGGCGAGAAGTCCGGCTGGGTCATGCACGAGTACCGCCTCCACGGCAAGCTCCCCGGCGCCGCCATGCCCAATGCTGCATCGTCCAAG AACGAGTGGGTTCTGTGCAGGGTGTTCAAGAAGAGCCTTGTCGTAGGTGTGGCGCCAGCACCCAAACGGGGCGCCATGGAGATGGACGACGTGGCAGCCATCTCCCACCTCCTTCCGCTGATGGacatgtccgccgccgccgccgtaggcaACCCAGCCGCGGCACACGTGACCTGCTTCTCCAACGCGCTGGAGGGCCAGTTCTTCAACCAGACGGCggcgccgcaagccgccgcctctgccacGGACCACCTCggcctcgcctcctcctccccgttcCTGTCCAGCTTCGCGCAGTACGGGTCGCTGCACCACGGCGGCGTGAGCCTGGTGCAGCTCCTGGAGAGCAGCGGgtacggcgccggcggcggcagcctcccGGACATgcccaagcagcagcagcacaagtGGGGCGGCGAGCGGGAGCGGCTGAGCGCGTCGCAGGACACCGGGCTGACCTCCGACGCGCACCCCgagatctcctcctcctccggccaaCGATTCGAGCACGAGCAGCTCTGGGGCTACTGA